In a single window of the uncultured Pseudodesulfovibrio sp. genome:
- a CDS encoding SGNH/GDSL hydrolase family protein translates to MLYFLGNCQMDFLSRSVAGLGLPVGHAELASPMTHASHPDGIPAVLARLVLKHDLNDAFNGRQPEDQFGLPGHPESTGEPPALLVLNLFHETAPLFRHERDGFIFHMNPAAWRADPELAAWMDTHCRAIAPNPATYLKRFGQFLSHIRERLPDTPIVLVTRLNHYPAFGPAPYSYLEAWPTLSREAQAHYAVWERELGVRPLDVNRVFGGIWRESGEGIEAHCPFLKIELEEQQGRVTGLHASRDVEHIGPLWARLADKIATFMETGEIRYDAGETPPSEWDRPWQPSVMDDEAVIDRFASERNYPWAEAVGSFFMDLSRDRTPLLAASGEFMPVCHNTLHMIRAYGRIFKNPLLSIFCDTHRPIAATFTDNGHLYRTDYLARLDEIRAHALS, encoded by the coding sequence ATGCTGTACTTTCTGGGCAACTGTCAAATGGATTTCCTGTCCCGATCCGTGGCCGGGCTCGGCCTGCCCGTGGGACACGCCGAGTTGGCCTCGCCCATGACCCATGCCAGCCACCCGGACGGAATCCCGGCCGTCCTTGCCCGGCTTGTTCTCAAGCACGACCTGAACGACGCCTTCAACGGACGACAGCCCGAAGACCAGTTCGGCCTGCCCGGCCACCCCGAATCTACGGGTGAGCCGCCCGCCCTTCTGGTCCTCAACCTTTTCCACGAGACCGCCCCGCTGTTCCGGCATGAACGCGACGGCTTCATCTTTCACATGAACCCGGCGGCATGGCGCGCCGACCCGGAACTGGCCGCCTGGATGGATACCCACTGCCGCGCCATCGCCCCCAACCCTGCCACATACCTCAAACGCTTCGGGCAATTCCTCTCGCACATCCGTGAACGGCTGCCGGACACGCCGATAGTCCTGGTCACCCGCCTGAACCACTACCCCGCCTTTGGTCCGGCCCCGTATTCCTACCTTGAAGCATGGCCGACCCTGAGCCGAGAGGCCCAGGCCCACTATGCCGTCTGGGAACGCGAACTGGGCGTGCGTCCGCTCGACGTGAACAGAGTGTTCGGCGGGATATGGCGGGAGTCCGGTGAAGGCATCGAAGCGCACTGCCCGTTTCTCAAAATCGAGCTGGAAGAACAGCAGGGAAGGGTCACCGGTCTGCACGCCTCGCGAGACGTGGAGCACATCGGCCCGCTGTGGGCCCGGCTGGCCGACAAGATCGCGACCTTCATGGAGACCGGGGAAATCCGGTACGATGCGGGCGAGACCCCGCCCTCCGAATGGGACCGGCCGTGGCAACCCTCCGTCATGGACGACGAGGCGGTCATCGACCGATTCGCGAGCGAGCGCAACTACCCCTGGGCGGAAGCGGTGGGCAGCTTTTTCATGGACCTCTCCCGTGACCGCACCCCCCTGCTGGCCGCATCCGGCGAGTTCATGCCCGTGTGCCACAATACCCTGCACATGATCCGCGCCTATGGCCGCATCTTCAAAAATCCGCTCCTGTCCATCTTCTGCGACACCCACCGCCCCATCGCCGCGACCTTCACCGACAACGGGCATCTCTACCGTACCGACTACCTGGCCCGCCTGGATGAAATCCGGGCCCACGCCTTGAGCTGA
- a CDS encoding MBL fold metallo-hydrolase, with product MAVLTIETFILGPDETNCYLVSQNDRAVVVDVGLEPNRLIERISALDLALEGVYLTHFHMDHIGGVKELLEAHPAPVFASGEDEFLKEFSFEAGGCREFAQYIDFPYTTITPGRRTALGQPLMVLDTPGHTPGSLSYFFPAAGCVFVGDLLFMIAVGRTDLPRGSSPELLGSIRSRIFTLPDETRVYSGHGPMTTVRHEKANNPHFIF from the coding sequence ATGGCCGTATTGACCATCGAAACCTTCATTCTCGGTCCGGACGAGACCAACTGCTACCTGGTGAGCCAAAACGACCGCGCCGTGGTCGTGGACGTCGGTCTGGAGCCGAACCGGTTGATCGAACGCATCAGCGCTCTCGATCTGGCACTGGAGGGGGTGTACCTGACCCATTTCCACATGGACCATATCGGCGGGGTCAAGGAACTGCTTGAGGCCCATCCCGCCCCGGTCTTTGCCAGCGGAGAGGATGAATTCCTCAAGGAGTTCTCCTTCGAGGCAGGCGGTTGCCGGGAATTCGCCCAATACATCGACTTCCCGTACACGACCATTACGCCTGGGCGGCGCACCGCGCTGGGCCAGCCGCTCATGGTCCTGGACACCCCGGGACACACGCCGGGCAGTCTGTCCTATTTCTTTCCGGCCGCCGGGTGCGTGTTCGTGGGCGATCTGTTGTTCATGATCGCCGTGGGCCGCACCGACCTGCCGCGCGGCAGCTCGCCGGAACTGCTCGGCTCCATCCGTTCTCGCATCTTCACCCTGCCGGACGAGACCCGCGTCTATTCCGGGCATGGGCCCATGACCACCGTGCGCCATGAAAAGGCGAACAACCCGCACTTCATATTTTAA